The DNA window AACTACAATTAATGAAGGATGACTTAATGCAACATACAACTCCACAATATCGTGCACCAGAAATGATAGATTTGAGTAAAGGGTTCCCCATAGATGACAAACTGGATATTTGGGCCTTGGGGATATTTTTATACAAATTATGCTATTACACGACACCTTTTGAACGACCCAATCAAAGCTCATTACAGGAGTTAGAACATAcaatattgaattgttCGGAAACCTTACGTTTTAATGACCAACCAGGTCTGATGTTCTCACCACGATTGAAAAATGCCATTAAAGTTTGTCTTCGAGGTGATCCCAGAAGAAGACCCAACGCCGTGCAATTGTTGGGTGAGATTGCGGCAATGAAAGGCGAGAAGACCATTCCTAACGTGATCCCATACAGTGTGATAGAACAACTGAGAGCTAAACAAACAGTGGCTCCAGAGGAAGACACCAAAAAAGGTCAAGTGTCACACGTtgagaaaaataaaatcaccTCTAAACCTAAGACCGACCCCTTTGCAAATATTGATAAGTCAAAACTTTTAAACAAATCAGGATATAAATTATCCCTGGTAACTGCAGAGTCAAGGACAGTGCCAGCAAGACCTTTGAGTGCATTTTTTGACGATGGCAATACCTCAAGAATATATTCTCAAGGAAATAGATCAACGCCTTCGGTGCAAGATTATgtgaaagaagaattggcCAAGGGGGAAAGTTATGAATTTAATGAACCAGATGGAACTTTAGAGTTTTTAAAATCCAGagaggaagaaaaatttcatcaaaGAAATGATACTGGTGGAAGTTTCAAGGCAGCTTTCAAAAATGGATTGAGAAAGATAAGTACTGGTGGTAATATAAGTGCCAATAACACAGGTAGCTCAGTTAAAAGTAATCGCAGAGCAAGTCTCAAGCGTATCATCACAGGAGGAAGTAATCAcaataaaaagaattttgaagaaaatacCAAGTATATGGAAGATAGTAATCCTGTCTCCTCTGCCCCTAAAAAACTATCAATTCAACATAGGATGCAACAActtttgaatcaaaatgAACATCAACACATACAGAAATCTGCACAGGGATACGGGAAGTATACCGACACCAAGGCGTCAGAAGACATTGATGAAATAAACAAACCAACACATTCCAAACTTGTTCAGAAGAAATTGTCACCACCAGCTGTACCAGTGAATCTATCATCACAGAGAAACAGAGCACAGCAACTGCTGCTCCAGAATACGACTAAGAAATATTCTGTCAAAGACTCTAAACCTTTGAGCAAAGTAAGAAATATTCCTCCCAAGGACACTGTCAAGACCAAACCACCTCCACCAAAACCTAAAAAACCAGTGTACTTGAAGTCTCCAACTAAATTAGAAATCACAGATCAAAGAAGATTAAGTGATGCTAGTGAGATTTCAATGCCTGACTTAGATGATTTAGAGAAACAGTTTTCAAAGAGATTTCCTAGTTATGTGTAGTTTATAGTTTATATTTTCTCTCTGTACGTTGTCAGAATATAAGTTCTTTGTTGCTTTTATCTCTTAAACATTAAGCttcaaattaaaattaaaattaaaagaaaaaactttTTACATATACACTATACATGAATCATCATTACAACTCTTGGATCTACTTCTActctttttattattttattttattttatttttgttttgttttttcaaaatcaatcttCCGAAGAGGAGtaatcttcaattgaatctAATATGAAATCCACTCCTTCGTCGAATTTTTCTTGTATGACATCACATAATCCATCTGATGTTGTTTTAATTACTCTACcaaatttctttcttggaCGTTTGCTAAAATCATCATGACCATTTGATTCTGCTGGCTTGTTGCCTCCCCCATTTGAACCATTTCCATTGGTTCCATTACCagtaccaccaccagtCCAGCATGTATTAAAATTACTGGTGAAAATAACggaattttgataataccAATCCACCATTGATTCATCCATCACCGGAATTAATGGTTTCAATGTGGTTCGGTTCAAAAACGCCACTGTTCCCTTGACTAAATCTTTTACTTCATTTGATGGTCTTTTGCCGTATAAATTCACAATTGCTTGATAACTATCACCAAATCCAACCAACAcaagatttttcaattgttggaAATACGTTATATAGTTATCCCAAATATAAAGCAAAACTTCTTGAGCAAAAATGATTGGATTATAAGTAGACGATTCTGATGTTGTCCCTGGGATCGGAAGTTGGAATGATGGGATATTGATGTCCAAATACCCAAACTTTTCTTGATTATCAGAatctttttccttttgtATTTTGTCCATTATTTGCACTAAAGGATGTTCTAAAATCATGGTTGAATTGGTTTCAATGACTCCGTTTGTTGGATTTATATTGGCCCATATTTCGGGTGGGTCGTGTATTGTTAATATTATGGTGGTACAGTCATAAATATCAGGACTTGCAACTACCAAATCTTCTAATTGGTCCGGTATGTCAGTAGTGAATGGGGATTTTTCGCCATTAGGTACAGAACTGATGATTGGGATGTTgataaattctttttcattgaaTAACTTTTCCACTTGATGACTTCTGATTGGATCAGCAATATTCACCAATTTGTAGTTTGCTTTTTCTATATCAGGTAAATCATAAACATCTTCAAATATGCTATTTGGAAACCCTTCTCTTAAGCATTTAAAGTATTTGGATTGTATCTTCATCACTTCGTCAACAACTTCGATGGTCTCCAAGTGTGGGCGTAGAGTGATTGTATTTTCCGGTGGTTCACCAACTAATACTTTAGCTACTGCCAACGCACTTTTACTAATTGAATCTAAATTATAACCGCCCTCCAAAATGACTGCCAATTTTCCTCTGGCAATTCCCTTTAATGTGTGGGTCATATACCCATAACCAGCTGGTGTAACATGACAGGCACCAATTACATCTCCATCGGCAGCATCAAATCCAGAACTGACAATAATGAGATCGGGGTCAAATTCCGATATTACTGGTTGTATTATCTTGTTAAATGCATAAACATAGTCACCATCGTGCATACCATAAGATCTCCAAGGAATATTTATAGTGAATCCTTCCCCAGGACCTTCGCCAACTTGATTTGAGTCACCATATTTGGTGCCTGGGTAAAATCTCCCATTCTCAAATCTGTGtaaagaaatatataaaacTCTCGGATCGTTATAAAACGCCTTTTGAGTTCCATTACCATGATGGATATCCCAGTCcacaataacaatttttcgAACTGATTCAGGATATGTCTTCAACATATTTTTGGCGGCCACGGCAACGTTACtgaataaacaaaatcCTGCTGGGGTATTAGGTTCAGCATGATGCCCTGGTGGTCTCACTATAGCTAAAGAATTTTTCACTCTCCCTTCAATAACTGCTTTACAGGCTTCAATAGTACCACCACAGGATAATTTCGCCGATAAATACGAATCATTGTTAACATAAATGGAATCTCCCGTTTCTGTTTCCTTGAGTAATTGATCTCTTGACATATCTTCAGTGgattgaataaattttaaatgatCTTCAGAATGAACTTCCAAAATTTCTTCAGCTGTTGCTTCTCGGATAGGAATTTTCAACATAAATGGtccaatttcattaattccTGCTAAAGAAGGATCAAGAACTATTCCGGCTTCtaccaattttttataaattctGTATATTCGACGAGGGTCTTCTGGATGTGGATCAATATATTCGCTATAGGATGTGAATACCTTAGCATGATATCTCATTCTCACGTCATAAACTAATCCTGTTTTCAATGGAGTATAAAACAATTGTGGTTTTTTGGGTGGAACTACAACCACCTGTGGCTCATTCACAATAATTCCATTAGAATCTGATTCAGTTTCGGGTTCCtctaattttattttcttggtAGATGGTTCTTGTGGGTGTACAGTATCATATGTACCAGCagtggtagtagtaacttcttcttccattTCAATAGGGTTAGTTTCATCATCTACCTCACTTAATTCTTCCATTTCAATAGGGTTGGTTTCATCATCTACCTCACTCAATTCTTCCATTTCAATAGGGTTAGTTTCATCATCTACCTCACTCAATTCTTCCATTTCAATAGGGTTGGTTTCATAATCTACCTCGCTCACTTCTTCAAAGCTGGCTTGAGTAGAATCTTCAGTTGCAGTTGAGAAACCTTGACTTTcatgttcttcttctggaATTAGATTCTCCGGATTAGAATCTAGATGTTCTTCTTTATCAGTCGACATTCtcgaaaaacaaaatgataatgagTGGGAAAATGGTAGCTTCTATATGATTATTcgataatgaatttttgaCAGCGgtaattttctttgataCTAATTTGGTTACAATGTAAAAGTGATAAGTGTATCGTCCAAATGTATCTTCTTGGTAtatgtttatttttgagtttttcctcttctttttcaattttgattgaaagaaagaaagagattaatgaaaacaaaaacaaaaacagaaacagaaacagaaacagagaaaaaaaaaaaagaaagaaaaaaaaaaagaaaagaaagaatcaacaaaaaagattgaagaataagaagaagaaaaaacaattattgtgtataaaatacaaaagagaaattaaattatcagACAAGAAGAGTGAAACCCGAGATTTCTAAATCTGTATGTTATTGTTTGGaagaatatttataaaatttgttggtttatAATTACAATGTGAACTTTACTCAGACAATGTTTTATCAAACTCTTTTATTAAACAGTTTTCTTTGCTTTTACTTAATTTCTGGcattaaaatttgaaatggGACCAAAACAGACAGATAAAACACCCTTTTGAAGAAGGAGAGAAGaacaagagaaaaaaaaaaaattttttcttacAAAATGTATTCAGATTTTCCCGAGGCTTCAGGAACCATGAAGAAATGacatttgattaattaGATAAGCAAGAAGTAACAGGGTTTACAAAACATTTTTGTAAGTTTACAATTAAAGGAAGAATTAATACTAATAGGATTTGttcctattttttttctgacTACTCAATCGACTCCAATCTCTCTTCGTTGGCTTTTGAATTGCCTAATTTTTTGCTCCACTAAATGTCTTTATTGTGCAGATAATTAAAATTCGAGATTTTTCCGAATTTAGAAACTTGCGTGTACACTAAGAATTTTTTGGAAAGGTTGGCACATACGTCACCAATACAGATGAGATGACTCACATACATACAACGTTTTGTTGATAACATATTCTTCGCTATAAAACCCATTCACAAGTCCAATTCTTGTAATTagattgttttattttttttttctttgcgGTTAGGTTTGTTTTGGAAAACTTTAACTGGCGAAAATGTCATTGCTTATCCCAACACTAAGAGACCAACACGATGCACATGGCGATTTAGAGGAAGACGAGGCCTACCAAAATCTATTAATCAAAGAGCAAAACTCgacaaacaataaatacATTTGGAAGTTTGAAGCGGTAAAAGGATTTTTTAAACAAACTGACGAACAAACCGATGATATGGCGTTTAGATACACTGAACAAAAACTCGGCAGGTTAGATGATTGGGAAACAATAGTGACTAATCTCCAACTGTTGAATCGTGATTCTCCAGATAATGAAACTTATAAATTGATCTTTTTGGCCCGACATGGGCAAGCAAAAAGTAATGTGGCGTCtcaaaaatattcaaaagaGGAATGGATGCGTAAATGGAGATTTTTGGGGACTGATGGTGAACTAACTTGGGGTCCTGACGCTGATTTGACTGAGTTGGGGCTTAAACAAGCAGCAGAAAACCATCAGTGCtggaaacaacaactacttGAAGGTGCACCCTACCCTAAACGATTCTATGTTTCCCCCTTGCAAAGGCTGATCAAAACCCACAATATTACTTGGCCAAACACCAAGCCCATCGTACTTGAAAACGTACGTGAAACTATTGGTTTACATTTGTGTCATAAATGCTCAAACAAGTCATCTTTAGAAGAGAGGTTTCCCAATCTTGTGTTTGAAGACGGATTCACTGAGGAGGATTTATTGTTCGATAAATATCTCCCACGAAAAGAGCACTTGCACGAGCAATTCTTGAGAATTAATGGGGTTTTACAAGATATATTCAGTTCTGATGAGGAGGATATCTTATGTATAACATCACATGCGGGCACTATTAGAGCATTCATCACGGTGTTGGGCCATCGAAAGTTTACCATCCCAACAGGTGGAATGATACCAGTAGTAATCAAAGGAACGAGAACTTGCTAATTGGcatcaaattaaaaaaaaaaaaaaaaacttgtGCAAAATGCAAACTAGAAATCattatatacatatatatatgactTACATACATACACGCAATACCGTTATTGAAGGTCACTTgacttttcaattttatggATTAAATACAACTCTTCCTTCGTAACCACCGGCTCTCAACTTCTCCAAATACTTGGGTAATTCTGTCAATGGAGCATGAGCAACTTTTGGTTTGACTTTTCCCTGTGCTGCCAATTCAAATGCTTCTCTTAAATCCATCAGAGTACCCCAGAATGAGCCCTTGACAGTAATTTCACGAAGATCTAAATCAGCAAGATTGATATTGAGTGAAGATGCACCCAAACCTACGGGAACAATAGTACCCTTTGGTTCACAATACGTTTGGCACAAATCATATGTTGCCTGGAcagaaacaaaatcaaaacaagcACTAAATGATCCAGGCAAAACGCTCTCGGGTAACTCGCTGTAAACCTGGTCAGCTCCAAAGGCTTTGGCTTCGTCTCTTGCCTTGTCCTTTTTATCCAAAACAGTAACTTTGGCACCAAATGCTTTTGCAACTTGAATAGCATTGCCTCCTAACCCACCAGCTCCgataattaatatattgCTTGCTGGACCAACACCGGCAGACTTGATGGCATGGTAAGGAGTCAACACAGCATCAGTAATAGCTGCCGCTTCTTCAGAAGTAACATTGTCGGGGATTTTAACCAAATTTCTTGGTCTTTTGACCAACAAAAATTGCTCGTAACCACCATTGTAACCCAAACCGAACCAGTCCAAAAAAGACTTGGTACAGACATTATCGTTACCAGTAAGACAATGTTTACAAAGACCACAACCATTGGGACCAACACAAGCAACACGATCTCCAACAGAAAATTCACTCACTTCTTCACCTAGTTCAGCAACAGTCCCAGCAATTTCATGGCCCATCACATAATTGTCACCACAATCCAAACCTTCATAAAGAACATGTAAATCTGAATGACAAAGACCGACTGCATCAACTTTCAAAAGCAATTGACCAGCACCTGGCTTGTTAACCGGCAAGTCTTTTTTCAAGTTAAGACCACTGgatttattataaaaaaatccGTACTGCGTTGAAGGAATTGACATTGTGCGTATTGCAAGTGCTTTAGAATAAGATTGTTTAATTGGACTTAATCGTTTCAAAAGAAGTGacatttcaaaaacaataaataattgacTTTCGAGGGATTTAAGCTatatttgaaagaattcttgaaaaatatttggtgGGGGTAAACGGGGAAgaacaaagaaaagatggggaaatgaatgaaaacTATCAAATAGCATTGTgggatttattaatttagtAAATTTGCTTTACTATATAAAGTGTAAAGTCCGGAAGCCAAGGGATGTTAAAAACATGGTGTGATGTAAGAATATGTGAATAGGAATtgggggaggggggggtGAGTTGGGCTCTGAGATAGTCTATGCATATATTTAGAAGGCTCTCTTTCTTGATTGTAAGATAATTGAATGTTATTTTATGCgagtgtgtgtgtgtgtgtcaGAGAAAGGGGGGGTGGTCGGAGCCCAGAAATGGGATATAGGggggaggaggaggagagAGAAAATAAATCCGTATTTGGTGGTGAATACTAGCCTCATTCGCCAAATAGCAGAATCCTCATACCATCACCAACAACTCTCGTTAGACGGAATGTGATTTACCGAGTTCGAcaataatttgttgttcTAGAATCTCGTAGTTTGGAATTACATTGTTACAGAACtagaaatagaaatattGCAATAACAAAAAGTAAATAAAACGGTCTGGAGTGAAAATTGCTTaaccaagaaaaacaaaaaaaaaaaaattcctAAATTGCCGCAAAGATAGTACCACCAGAAGAATCACATACTTGTTAAAGCTCTCTCTAAACGAAGAAAGATGATGTAAATTATCAAGCACAGTCGTACGAGAGAAAATGAGAAACCTATAATTTTAGAAACTAAAGCCAAGGCTTGGGTGAATGAAtatgttttgttttgttggaCAGATAAACTGCAAAATGTATGATGACCTGATTAACATACACTTCTGGTAGTTTTAAATTTGTCAATCATTCCTCGGTGAAAAGCACAGGGCTCGGTTTTTATTGAGGTAGTTgagaattgattgaaagGAGTGAGATTCTGCAGAGAGTATATTTGTAAAGTCAACAGAGAGTGCTCCTAATATTTGTTAGCAAAAAAAGAGGGTGGGTGGATAGTGTGATGTAAATTGcaaatccaaatccaaatccTTTGTTCAAGAATGGTCTGTGTCATAtgtcaattcaatttatggTCTGATCCCACTCTCTTAATCAAAGAAATTCTAGCCAAATCTTTAATAAAACCTATTTCATAAAAATTTGGAGACAATGttgatgcaaaaaaaaaataatcttgAAATGTCCTCTATAGTGtcttttcaaataaataatcaataaactTTGCTTGCATATCAGCTTATATTTAATACTTATTCAACTCAATTCTACTTAAATTAGGAAAAAGACCCCAAATGATGGTATTAACtttaaattattacttGGATATAATTAAGCGGATTTATGATTTTACCATGAAAAGAGTTGTTTGGTCGAGTTGTAATAAGCTTACCACAGTTAGCTCTTCTCACGTGACTGGATGGCCGAGCGGTCAAGGCGCCAGGGTAAGGCGGCGATAAATCTTATCGCGTAACGTTTACCATAACAATCCTGGTCTACGAAAGTGGGCGCGAGTTCGAATCTCGTTTCagtcaatatttttttttgtcttaaCTCCAattatatctttttttaatcGAATACAAGCTTCTGCTGTATCAAGCTTTCCAAATGTGTAGATGACTTTTCAACTTAAAGAAGAACTCAAAATAGATAAACACTaaatgagaaaaaaaaaagtgaatcCAACTCAAAAATcacttttcattttctccGAATCATCTTATGTTACAACCCTACATGCTAATAAGTTTACAGTACGTATTacttttttattattaaagaCTGATTCTAGGATTACAAATCATACACTATATTACATCATGACAGATTGGGAAAACCTGTTAACAAATCTTGTTTAATCTATTATTGAGAGTTCTTGCATTGTTCAAAAAaacttcaattaattcCTCCAATCTAAGATTATCTACCCCATTCtgaattttatcaatagCAGCAAATATTTCCATAACACCCGCTTCCAACTCTACTTCATATTTATCTTCTGttttattaccaataaCTCGTGTCAAATCAAACTTGGTAATGGTAGGTGGATGTGTGTAAGAAATTCTCTTCTTCTCCCTGACCATCTCCGGCTTATTCTTGGTAATGATCGAGTCAATATTCCCCTGTGGAACTGGTATTTCCAATGACATAGATAATCTCAAGTCAAATAAAGAGCCTGGATTATGAATATACAAATCGGCTACACGTTCCTTCTGTATGGCAACCAATCTAGGTGGCGATAGTAAGTTGTCCTTGGAAACACGAATCCGTTTCGGATGCTCACCCTTTCTCCCCAATTGATAGAAGCTGTCAGTATTATCGGATTCaagaattttgaatttcctTCCCTTTTTCCCCTCTTGGAAACTTTTTTCCAACTCATCCAagaattttgttatttCCTTCCAGGCCACTTCTTCCACTTGCATATCAAAAAACACACTAGAATGATCAGTGAAAATACATTCTGTCACCACGTTCAAGTCGATTCTATTCCCACTtcttttatcaataattttccCAAATTTCAACTCTAATTCAACATTCCGTTTACTTTTCTCTTCAACATTGGAAAAATTGGCATACACCCATTCAGCTATTTTCCTAGTGATTGAACTTGGGGGTATCAAACCAGTAATACTACACTCCAAATCAACACTTCTAGTAGTGGTATAATCAAATACCGGTTTTTCAGAAAGTCTAGTGATGACTTCATTCCCATCGTCAACATTATTTTCCTCTTTCTGTCTATTTGGAGGAACCCACCTCTGCGCCCAAATTGGAGGAGTTTCATACCGACGTGGTTTCTTAGATTCCTTAAgctttttgattttggtcAAGTCATCGTCCTGTTCATCAAATACCGGTTGAGGTTccttttttagttttggttCAGGTACACTATCTGCGACCTTTTCGACTTTGTTTACATTACTGTCGTGTTCTTCAAGCTTTGGCACTGGTGTCAGTTGGTTTAGATTCGGTAAATTTTGctcagtttttttttcagttttagTAACTGGTTCCTCATAAGCATCTATGATATTTGCAATGGAATTTCTCTTCGTGATAGCTGGTGACGATCTTGCACTCGAATGCTCACTACTTCCCACCAGACTCAGTGAcggtggtagtggtggtggaggttTATGTGCAACACTCGGAGAAGTTAACAGACTTATGCTGGGTTTTCTAAATTCTGGACTAATACTTGGTTCTGGTTTTTTAGTTGGAGTTGAATCTGATGGAGTGTCGTTCAACATGCTCGTTATTGAGTGACGTTCATGAACAGAAGGTTTATGGTAAGCAGTAGGGGATTTGGTAATCTTGGCATTCTCATCATTCCCATTCCCATTCCCATTTGATGGCGGGTCATCATTTAAAATAGATCCAACATTCATTGTAGTATGGCCATAAACAATTCAACGGTTGCCCATCAACAAGCTATTTCTGGTATTTTTggaggttttttttttcttcttcttcttctgacTTTCCGTACCCAACCTTTTGTATACAGGAAAACGACCATGGCTTTGGTTTAATTACATGACCGTGAGAGCTATGAAGTAGAAGACTCTTCACACATTACAGATATGGCAAATAATGTGATACTTGTAacaatttccaaaaaattatttgccGGTGCTagtttaaatattttttggaAGAAACTTTGGTTCACATTACTTTTTTACTACGTTGAAAACAATGGTTTCACATAAGCTATTTTTATCTTTGTATCCATTGCTATATACAATTTTAAAGTATTTTAGCTCCATCTAGTGATGAAACATATGCTGCATCAGATGGGTCGCTACCTTGCAACACCAATTCCTTGTCctcttcatcaacaaaaaccaCCTTTTTGTCTGCAGTTGTTTTCAATCGTGGTTGGATATACTCCCATACCTTGTCCTTCAATTTAGGAGGCTCAAAATTATCAGCAATTCCAAAATGCAAACGTTCACCAATTATAGATGTAGTGGGCGGTATTACAGGTTCAACGTTCAAATGATCATTTATCTCTTTTTCTGCTGCAAGAATCATTCCCATAGACTTTTCCCCACGTAGTTTCCGTGTCCTCATATTAGTAACTACTACAACTTTTCTATTTTGCATTTGCTCAATAGGAATAAATGGAACTAATCCAGAGCAGACTTGAATTGTCGTGTCATTTCCTATTTCAACTTGAGATACATATAATTTATCGGAATCGCCATGTCTTTTACATGATTGGATCTGACCAACCTGAAGTTTAAGATACGATGGAGCATCTTCAATATATTAGTATAATGTAAAGTTGTTAATGATTTCTAATTGGCCACGTACAAGTTTTAACTCCTCTAGTAAATGTCCTCAACATTGTTCTTGATGggagagaaaaagaaaaagaaaatagtAGGCACAgttcttttcattttgattgcactataatttaatttttcccttttagtattattaattagTCGCGtctgaaaaattaaatccattttattttttttttttgggataTTTCACGAATCCTTAAAGTCCAGCATCAAgatctcttttttttttcttttcttctttcatcttttttttattatatcttttaagttaaatcaataatactTCTAATCAATATCGCAACACATAATGTCAAATTTTGTATCATCACCAGGGAGAATCCCTTCAGATGCTGCCCAGTTGTTGAATTCACAAACTCTGTCTTCTTTTGGTAGAGACAATTCCACACCAGCACAGCCAATATTATATTCCGAAGATCTTCCACCTCATttacaactacaacaacaacaacagcaacgTGCAGTTGctggaagaagaagacaaATAGCTGTTCCaaaagttgttgatgtgACCAGTGAAAAAGTCAGGGAAAGTTTTGAAACttttattgaagaatttattgaCCCAGAACAAGCAGATGATGATTGGGATGGGAAAATTTACTTGGCTCAAATTGAAGCTATGAAAACATACGAGTACAGTACATTATATGTTGATTACCAACATTTGTTGCTGAGGGAGAATGGTGTTTTGGCCACAGCTATCCTGGAACAGTATTATCGTTTCTCTCCCTTTTTATTAAAAGGTTTGCATAGgttgttgaagaaatatGCACCAAGTTTATTACATACCAATTTACTTCACAATGCAGCAGAAGAAACTGTCAGTGAAACGTCGACCAGTTCTCAAGCAAACGAACGTGTTTTCcagatttcttttttcaatttaccAACAGTACAAAGAATCAGGGACATCAgatcaaataaaattggTTCGTTAATGTCAATACTGGGTACAGTCACCAGAACCTCCGAAGTGAGACCTGAATTGTATCGCGCATGCTTTACCTGCGACTTGTGTTCAGCAGTTATTGAAGGAGTAGAACAAGTTTTTAAATATACCGA is part of the Candida dubliniensis CD36 chromosome R, complete sequence genome and encodes:
- a CDS encoding phosphoglycerate mutase, putative (Similar to C. albicans PMU4) translates to MSLLIPTLRDQHDAHGDLEEDEAYQNLLIKEQNSTNNKYIWKFEAVKGFFKQTDEQTDDMAFRYTEQKLGRLDDWETIVTNLQSLNRDSPDNETYKLIFLARHGQAKSNVASQKYSKEEWMRKWRFLGTDGELTWGPDADLTELGLKQAAENHQCWKQQLLEGAPYPKRFYVSPLQRSIKTHNITWPNTKPIVLENVRETIGLHLCHKCSNKSSLEERFPNLVFEDGFTEEDLLFDKYLPRKEHLHEQFLRINGVLQDIFSSDEEDILCITSHAGTIRAFITVLGHRKFTIPTGGMIPVVIKGTRTC
- a CDS encoding NADP-dependent alcohol dehydrogenase, putative (Similar to S. cerevisiae ADH6) produces the protein MSLLLKRLSPIKQSYSKALAIRTMSIPSTQYGFFYNKSSGLNLKKDLPVNKPGAGQLLLKVDAVGLCHSDLHVLYEGLDCGDNYVMGHEIAGTVAELGEEVSEFSVGDRVACVGPNGCGLCKHCLTGNDNVCTKSFLDWFGLGYNGGYEQFLLVKRPRNLVKIPDNVTSEEAAAITDAVLTPYHAIKSAGVGPASNILIIGAGGLGGNAIQVAKAFGAKVTVLDKKDKARDEAKAFGADQVYSELPESVLPGSFSACFDFVSVQATYDLCQTYCEPKGTIVPVGLGASSLNINLADLDLREITVKGSFWGTSMDLREAFELAAQGKVKPKVAHAPLTELPKYLEKLRAGGYEGRVVFNP
- a CDS encoding actin-regulating kinase, putative (Similar to S. cerevisiae ARK1) translates to MPQPPPNAYKSGTRLTVGSHQVSIIKYISEGGFAHVYTCTIDPPFQGSNVACLKRVVVPSKWQLSLLRQEVDAMRRLRGNKHIVSYIDSHASRLGDSNTSGTNNSHNQQQQYEVFLLMEYCENNGLIDFMNTRLVNKLTEKEIIDIMYQVTIGVAMCHHLRPPLIHRDIKIENVLIDGKGVFKLCDFGSSVNYLPPPRNPQELQLMKDDLMQHTTPQYRAPEMIDLSKGFPIDDKSDIWALGIFLYKLCYYTTPFERPNQSSLQELEHTILNCSETLRFNDQPGSMFSPRLKNAIKVCLRGDPRRRPNAVQLLGEIAAMKGEKTIPNVIPYSVIEQSRAKQTVAPEEDTKKGQVSHVEKNKITSKPKTDPFANIDKSKLLNKSGYKLSSVTAESRTVPARPLSAFFDDGNTSRIYSQGNRSTPSVQDYVKEELAKGESYEFNEPDGTLEFLKSREEEKFHQRNDTGGSFKAAFKNGLRKISTGGNISANNTGSSVKSNRRASLKRIITGGSNHNKKNFEENTKYMEDSNPVSSAPKKLSIQHRMQQLLNQNEHQHIQKSAQGYGKYTDTKASEDIDEINKPTHSKLVQKKLSPPAVPVNLSSQRNRAQQSSLQNTTKKYSVKDSKPLSKVRNIPPKDTVKTKPPPPKPKKPVYLKSPTKLEITDQRRLSDASEISMPDLDDLEKQFSKRFPSYV
- the HDA1 gene encoding histone deacetylase, putative, which codes for MSTDKEEHLDSNPENLIPEEEHESQGFSTATEDSTQASFEEVSEVDYETNPIEMEELSEVDDETNPIEMEELSEVDDETNPIEMEELSEVDDETNPIEMEEEVTTTTAGTYDTVHPQEPSTKKIKLEEPETESDSNGIIVNEPQVVVVPPKKPQLFYTPLKTGLVYDVRMRYHAKVFTSYSEYIDPHPEDPRRIYRIYKKLVEAGIVLDPSLAGINEIGPFMLKIPIREATAEEILEVHSEDHLKFIQSTEDMSRDQLLKETETGDSIYVNNDSYLSAKLSCGGTIEACKAVIEGRVKNSLAIVRPPGHHAEPNTPAGFCLFSNVAVAAKNMLKTYPESVRKIVIVDWDIHHGNGTQKAFYNDPRVLYISLHRFENGRFYPGTKYGDSNQVGEGPGEGFTINIPWRSYGMHDGDYVYAFNKIIQPVISEFDPDLIIVSSGFDAADGDVIGACHVTPAGYGYMTHTLKGIARGKLAVILEGGYNLDSISKSALAVAKVLVGEPPENTITLRPHLETIEVVDEVMKIQSKYFKCLREGFPNSIFEDVYDLPDIEKANYKLVNIADPIRSHQVEKLFNEKEFINIPIISSVPNGEKSPFTTDIPDQLEDLVVASPDIYDCTTIILTIHDPPEIWANINPTNGVIETNSTMILEHPLVQIMDKIQKEKDSDNQEKFGYLDINIPSFQLPIPGTTSESSTYNPIIFAQEVLLYIWDNYITYFQQLKNLVLVGFGDSYQAIVNLYGKRPSNEVKDLVKGTVAFLNRTTLKPLIPVMDESMVDWYYQNSVIFTSNFNTCWTGGGTGNGTNGNGSNGGGNKPAESNGHDDFSKRPRKKFGRVIKTTSDGLCDVIQEKFDEGVDFILDSIEDYSSSED